The Solidesulfovibrio fructosivorans JJ] genome has a window encoding:
- the miaA gene encoding tRNA (adenosine(37)-N6)-dimethylallyltransferase MiaA → MTATRIVCLLGATGTGKTAVALALAEAYGGAVVNVDSRQVYAGLPVLTAQPTTAEQGRCPHFLYGDTPIDVAVSAGWFAKRARAVVASIAERDLLPLLVGGTGLYFRAIRGGLAPIPPVPPAIRAEVAARYDATGGRAMHEALAAVDPAAAARIAPADRQRVTRALEVHAASGRALSDWQAAGDPDAPDYDALVIGLSLSLEMLTPRLASRIEVMAREGAVEEVQEAHKRYAPDAPGLTGIGGPEITGYLSGAYGLEEAKARWLANTRAYAKRQMTWFRKEPEVRWFAPGDAAGVCEAVGRWLDGGAA, encoded by the coding sequence GTGACGGCGACGCGCATCGTCTGCCTGCTCGGGGCCACGGGCACGGGCAAAACCGCCGTGGCCTTGGCCCTGGCCGAAGCGTACGGCGGGGCCGTGGTCAACGTCGACTCGCGGCAGGTCTACGCGGGGTTGCCCGTGCTGACCGCCCAGCCGACAACCGCGGAGCAGGGCAGATGTCCCCACTTTCTTTATGGCGACACGCCGATCGACGTGGCCGTCAGCGCGGGCTGGTTCGCCAAACGCGCCCGGGCGGTCGTCGCGTCCATCGCCGAGCGCGATTTGCTGCCGCTGCTTGTCGGCGGCACGGGGCTCTATTTCCGGGCCATTCGCGGCGGGCTGGCCCCCATCCCGCCCGTGCCGCCGGCCATCCGCGCCGAAGTTGCCGCCCGTTACGACGCCACTGGGGGACGGGCCATGCACGAGGCCCTGGCGGCCGTGGACCCGGCCGCCGCCGCCCGCATCGCCCCGGCCGACCGCCAGCGCGTGACCCGGGCCCTGGAGGTCCATGCCGCGTCCGGCCGCGCCCTTTCCGACTGGCAGGCCGCCGGCGACCCGGACGCGCCGGATTACGACGCCCTGGTCATCGGTCTGTCCTTGTCGTTGGAGATGTTGACGCCGCGTCTGGCCAGCCGCATCGAGGTCATGGCGCGCGAGGGCGCGGTGGAGGAAGTCCAGGAAGCGCATAAACGCTATGCGCCCGACGCTCCGGGGCTTACCGGCATCGGCGGCCCGGAGATCACCGGCTACCTTTCCGGCGCCTACGGCCTGGAGGAAGCCAAGGCCAGGTGGCTGGCCAACACCCGTGCCTACGCCAAGCGCCAGATGACCTGGTTTCGCAAGGAGCCGGAGGTGCGCTGGTTCGCGCCCGGGGATGCGGCCGGGGTATGCGAAGCGGTCGGTCGATGGCTTGACGGAGGCGCGGCATGA
- a CDS encoding HAD family hydrolase, translating to MYVCDTKSPPAFLDRVRGVIFDCDGVLVDSRDANRMYYNLIREGVGMLSLTPEEEDYVHMHSVKECLNHIIPADRMEEALEVQRNLDYPEEIFPFIYLEDGLLELLETFARRKVRMAVHTNRTNTVEILLRHFEIDRYFAPVISAGRLKRPKPDPEGVFTILDAWKLPAESVAYIGDSALDERSAKAAAVPFWSYKNPALAAVMYIPDFDTLRGCLAGEPEDKDA from the coding sequence GTGTACGTGTGCGATACCAAATCCCCCCCGGCATTTCTCGACCGGGTGCGGGGCGTCATCTTCGACTGCGACGGCGTGCTGGTCGATTCCCGCGACGCCAACCGCATGTACTACAACCTCATCCGCGAAGGCGTCGGCATGCTGTCGCTCACGCCGGAAGAGGAGGACTACGTGCACATGCATTCCGTCAAGGAGTGCTTGAACCACATCATCCCGGCCGACCGCATGGAGGAAGCCCTGGAAGTCCAGCGCAACCTCGATTACCCCGAGGAGATTTTTCCGTTCATCTACCTGGAAGACGGCTTGCTCGAGCTCCTGGAGACGTTCGCCCGGCGCAAGGTGCGCATGGCCGTGCACACCAACCGGACCAACACCGTGGAAATCCTGCTGCGCCACTTCGAAATCGACCGGTACTTCGCCCCGGTCATAAGCGCCGGCCGGCTGAAGCGGCCCAAGCCCGATCCCGAGGGCGTGTTCACGATCCTCGACGCCTGGAAGCTGCCGGCCGAATCCGTGGCCTACATCGGCGACTCGGCCCTGGACGAGCGCTCGGCCAAGGCGGCGGCCGTGCCCTTCTGGTCGTACAAAAACCCGGCCCTGGCCGCGGTCATGTACATCCCGGACTTCGACACCCTGCGCGGCTGCCTGGCCGGTGAACCGGAAGACAAGGACGCCTAG
- the rsmD gene encoding 16S rRNA (guanine(966)-N(2))-methyltransferase RsmD — MRVIAGRFGGRRIKVVDAVGLRPATGRVREALFSMLAAREAIFPGARVLDLFAGAGSVGIEALSRGADFCLFVEKNPAVAKMLRENLRGLGLASGEAKVVEADVARALPRLAETPFDIVAIDPPYGHDLLPPTLAALVGSGLLAPDGVIAAEIEAGARLAPVDVPESLACLTDRTYGQTRIILWTPVKTASPSIPEPSTP; from the coding sequence ATGCGGGTCATTGCCGGCCGTTTCGGCGGGCGGCGCATCAAGGTCGTGGACGCCGTGGGGCTGCGTCCGGCCACGGGGCGGGTGCGGGAAGCGCTTTTTTCCATGCTGGCGGCCCGGGAGGCGATTTTCCCCGGGGCCAGGGTGCTGGATCTTTTCGCCGGGGCCGGAAGCGTGGGCATCGAGGCCCTCTCGCGCGGCGCGGACTTTTGCCTGTTCGTGGAGAAAAATCCGGCCGTGGCCAAAATGCTGCGCGAAAACCTGCGCGGCCTGGGACTGGCCTCCGGCGAAGCCAAAGTAGTGGAGGCGGACGTGGCCCGGGCATTGCCCCGGCTGGCCGAAACGCCTTTCGATATCGTGGCCATTGACCCGCCGTATGGCCACGACCTGCTCCCGCCGACCCTGGCCGCCCTTGTCGGAAGCGGCCTGCTCGCCCCGGACGGAGTCATCGCGGCGGAAATCGAGGCCGGCGCGCGTCTTGCTCCCGTGGACGTCCCGGAGTCGCTCGCCTGCCTGACCGACCGGACTTACGGTCAAACGAGGATCATCCTATGGACGCCAGTCAAAACTGCATCGCCGTCTATCCCGGAACCTTCGACCCCCTGA
- the coaD gene encoding pantetheine-phosphate adenylyltransferase, with product MDASQNCIAVYPGTFDPLTNGHVSLVRRAAKVFGAIIVAVAGDSHKTPLFSLDERVAIAEAVFDHDASVMVEGFNGLLVDYVRRRRANVILRGMRAISDFEFEFQMALMNRKLDRSIETVFIMTDYKWLYISSTIVKEVCKHGGEIRGMVPELVRERMREKYGLADLKKEA from the coding sequence ATGGACGCCAGTCAAAACTGCATCGCCGTCTATCCCGGAACCTTCGACCCCCTGACCAACGGCCACGTGTCCCTGGTGCGCCGGGCGGCCAAGGTTTTCGGCGCGATTATCGTGGCCGTGGCCGGCGATTCCCACAAGACGCCGCTTTTTTCCCTCGACGAACGCGTGGCCATTGCCGAAGCCGTGTTCGACCATGACGCCTCCGTCATGGTCGAGGGGTTTAACGGCCTGCTCGTGGACTACGTCAGGCGCCGCCGGGCCAATGTCATTCTGCGCGGCATGCGGGCCATATCCGATTTCGAATTCGAGTTCCAGATGGCGCTCATGAACCGCAAGCTCGACCGCAGCATTGAAACCGTCTTCATCATGACCGACTACAAGTGGCTCTACATCAGCTCCACCATCGTCAAGGAAGTCTGCAAGCACGGCGGCGAGATACGCGGCATGGTCCCGGAACTGGTGCGGGAACGGATGCGGGAAAAATACGGCCTGGCCGATCTCAAAAAGGAAGCGTGA
- a CDS encoding acyltransferase family protein has translation MLRTLLVVFIVGVHAEKGIQAYYAQVPDVLRAYLVVLPHNIFRLCVPVFFSISGYLFYLTYKPTVEAYGRMLVKKARTILVPYLLFNAISIALILIFNKIPYIGDFNDLHRDGILKYLFGIYRFPAVYTLWFLRDLYVFFILAPVFYVVSVEIPLLGLVVFWTIWMYVPQHGLPVELSGMFFFYLGCLLSRTRADLDGARRFTIPVCLLYLIVMLTVSYVEYTQGTVAAAYQMLYPQEMILGTVCLWLLTGYSRFGDSPFLLRLSGVSFFVYLTHEPVLSYLIYGTRFIFHPSGSAAGIGYVLLLTILPFVLCVGLGNLLMRYAPAVYAVATGSRQR, from the coding sequence GTGTTGCGCACACTGCTCGTCGTCTTTATCGTCGGCGTGCATGCGGAAAAAGGCATCCAGGCCTATTACGCCCAGGTGCCCGATGTGCTGCGCGCCTATCTGGTCGTTTTGCCCCACAACATATTCCGGCTCTGTGTGCCGGTTTTCTTCAGCATTTCCGGCTACCTGTTCTATCTGACCTACAAGCCGACGGTGGAGGCCTACGGCCGGATGCTAGTCAAAAAGGCCCGCACCATCCTTGTTCCATATCTGCTGTTCAACGCCATAAGCATCGCCCTGATCCTCATCTTCAACAAAATCCCCTATATCGGCGACTTCAACGACCTGCACCGGGACGGCATTCTCAAGTACCTGTTCGGCATCTACCGGTTTCCGGCCGTTTATACCTTATGGTTCCTGCGCGACCTGTATGTCTTTTTTATATTGGCTCCGGTCTTTTATGTCGTGTCCGTGGAAATTCCCCTGCTCGGGCTGGTGGTCTTTTGGACCATCTGGATGTATGTTCCCCAGCACGGTCTGCCGGTGGAACTGAGCGGCATGTTCTTTTTCTACCTGGGTTGCCTTCTTTCCCGCACCAGGGCCGACCTCGACGGGGCCAGGCGCTTTACCATACCGGTCTGCCTGCTCTACCTGATCGTGATGCTGACCGTCAGCTACGTGGAATACACGCAGGGAACGGTCGCCGCGGCCTACCAGATGCTTTATCCGCAGGAGATGATCCTCGGCACGGTGTGCCTGTGGCTTTTGACCGGCTATTCCCGATTCGGCGATTCGCCATTTCTGCTGCGCCTGTCCGGCGTCTCTTTTTTCGTGTATCTGACCCATGAGCCGGTGTTGTCCTATCTGATTTACGGCACGCGCTTCATTTTCCATCCCTCGGGCTCGGCGGCCGGCATCGGCTATGTGCTGCTACTGACGATCCTGCCCTTTGTCCTGTGCGTGGGGTTGGGAAACCTGCTTATGCGTTACGCCCCGGCCGTCTATGCCGTGGCCACGGGGTCGCGACAGCGATGA
- the fusA gene encoding elongation factor G — protein sequence MSAKKGAGKNRLQSLRNIGIIAHIDAGKTTLTERMLFYTGKIHRMGEVHDGTATMDFMPEEQERGITITSACTTCSWKGSSINIIDTPGHVDFTIEVERSLRVLDGAVGVFCAVAGVEPQSETVWRQSVAYGVPKLACVNKLDRLGADFEAVLDGMREKLGANPVAVTIPVGQGAELSGIIDLIAMERLDFDQESRGEAIARRELSPREAELAATWREALVEAACEHDEALMEAYLSGETIDRAALVAALRVGTLSHALVPVYAASALKNIGVQPLLDGVLAFLPSPLDRGAVTGLDPRTKSEKEFPPDPDAPLSGLAFKVSMETGRKQIFVRVYSGRLEAGKDVYNATRDCVERPARLFRLHAGHREKLEAAGPGEIVAVAGLRQAITGDTLCDRADPIVLESIAGYKPVISLALEPRNAEESDRLKEVLDKLLQEDPTLTLVHDADTDQMILSGMGELHLDVVLERVRREYGVSPRAGKPQVVYQETVAAEGVGEGLFDRELGDKRQHGQVTLAVSPLPRGTGRDIAFAIDTQPYSQAWITAMEEGLADGLQSGPIKGYPVQDVRVRVTGVGTVEGATSAVGCRLAASQALKAALSAAKPALLEPIMDLEISVPDAFVGDVIGLLGSKGAKIENMIDRGGHKLVAALAPLRQMFGFTTELRSATQGRAAMTMRFSKFDLLA from the coding sequence ATGAGCGCCAAGAAGGGAGCCGGCAAGAACAGGCTCCAAAGCCTCCGCAACATCGGCATCATTGCCCACATAGACGCCGGCAAGACCACCTTGACCGAGCGCATGCTCTTTTACACCGGCAAGATCCACCGCATGGGCGAGGTGCACGACGGCACGGCCACCATGGATTTCATGCCCGAGGAGCAGGAACGCGGCATCACCATCACCTCGGCCTGCACCACCTGCTCCTGGAAGGGGAGTTCCATCAACATCATCGACACCCCAGGGCACGTGGATTTCACCATCGAGGTCGAGCGCTCCCTGCGCGTCCTCGACGGCGCGGTGGGCGTCTTTTGCGCCGTGGCCGGGGTGGAGCCCCAATCGGAGACCGTCTGGCGGCAGTCCGTGGCCTACGGCGTGCCCAAGCTCGCCTGCGTCAACAAGCTCGACCGTCTCGGCGCGGATTTCGAGGCCGTCCTTGACGGCATGCGGGAAAAGCTCGGGGCCAATCCCGTGGCCGTGACCATTCCCGTGGGCCAGGGGGCGGAGCTGTCGGGAATTATCGACCTGATCGCCATGGAACGGCTGGACTTCGACCAGGAAAGCCGGGGCGAGGCGATCGCCCGTCGGGAACTTTCCCCGCGGGAGGCTGAGCTGGCCGCGACCTGGCGCGAGGCGCTGGTGGAAGCGGCCTGCGAGCACGACGAGGCCCTCATGGAGGCCTATCTTTCCGGGGAGACCATCGACCGGGCGGCGCTCGTCGCGGCCCTTCGCGTCGGCACGCTGTCCCACGCCCTGGTCCCGGTCTATGCCGCCTCGGCGCTCAAAAACATCGGCGTGCAGCCGCTGCTCGACGGCGTGCTGGCCTTTTTGCCGAGCCCCCTCGACCGGGGCGCGGTCACGGGCCTCGATCCCCGCACCAAAAGCGAGAAGGAATTTCCCCCTGACCCGGACGCGCCCCTTTCCGGACTCGCCTTCAAGGTCAGCATGGAAACCGGGCGCAAGCAGATTTTCGTGCGCGTCTATTCCGGCCGCCTGGAAGCCGGCAAGGACGTCTACAACGCCACCCGGGACTGCGTCGAACGGCCGGCGAGACTTTTCCGGCTCCACGCCGGACACCGGGAGAAGCTCGAAGCCGCAGGTCCGGGCGAGATCGTGGCCGTGGCCGGGCTGCGCCAGGCCATAACCGGCGATACCTTGTGCGACCGGGCCGATCCCATCGTGCTCGAGTCCATCGCCGGCTACAAGCCCGTCATCAGCCTGGCCCTCGAACCCCGCAACGCCGAGGAGTCCGACCGGCTCAAGGAAGTCCTCGACAAGCTGCTCCAGGAAGACCCGACCCTGACCCTCGTCCACGACGCGGACACCGACCAGATGATTCTTTCGGGCATGGGCGAACTGCACCTCGACGTGGTGCTCGAGCGGGTGCGCCGCGAATACGGCGTCTCCCCCCGGGCCGGCAAGCCGCAGGTCGTCTACCAGGAAACGGTCGCCGCCGAGGGCGTCGGAGAAGGGCTGTTCGATCGGGAGCTTGGCGACAAGCGCCAGCACGGCCAGGTGACCCTGGCCGTTTCGCCGCTGCCCCGGGGCACGGGCCGCGACATCGCCTTCGCCATCGACACCCAACCCTATTCCCAAGCCTGGATCACGGCCATGGAGGAGGGGCTTGCCGACGGGTTGCAAAGCGGGCCCATAAAGGGCTACCCCGTCCAGGACGTGCGGGTGCGGGTGACGGGAGTGGGCACGGTCGAGGGCGCGACCTCGGCGGTCGGCTGCCGGCTCGCGGCCAGCCAGGCACTGAAGGCCGCCCTGAGCGCCGCCAAACCGGCCCTGCTCGAACCCATTATGGACCTGGAAATAAGCGTCCCCGACGCCTTTGTCGGCGATGTGATCGGGTTGCTCGGCTCCAAGGGGGCCAAAATCGAGAACATGATCGACCGGGGCGGGCACAAGCTCGTCGCGGCGCTGGCCCCGCTTCGACAGATGTTCGGTTTTACCACGGAGTTGCGTTCGGCCACCCAGGGCCGGGCCGCCATGACCATGCGTTTTTCAAAATTCGACCTGCTGGCCTAA
- a CDS encoding N-acetylmuramoyl-L-alanine amidase produces the protein MTRRQALRLLLLSGALVAGLPGLSLAESSDELARSAQYALEAGDTDKALSLLNDAQAKDPRNDHVQALLGRTYFQRGDARAALTHFTLAVRLNPEDTLSRIMVETIGQFPLPPEGKKPGDAPSRHALPAADAAARAEREALIHPTAGDKRHAPLRLLIDPGHGGADVGAPGEGLRESDVTLDIALRLARILAASPQRVTLSLTRTADVSLPDWARAALAGFYGVDMLLSLHAARVPRPEAAGIAVYAYARTPSDALARETARIEGGGRNLHPVEASRAGQDIFLSAARRAAGTGRIAAGKRLAGELADALRQGRAPLAVAGGGSGPFPLLAAADAPAVLVELGFLSHPQDAAALAVPEKRQAMAEALALAVLATAGKETVGAP, from the coding sequence ATGACTCGTCGCCAGGCGCTACGCCTGCTGCTCCTGTCCGGGGCCCTCGTTGCCGGACTGCCGGGCCTTTCCCTGGCCGAATCGTCCGACGAGCTGGCCCGAAGCGCCCAGTACGCGTTGGAAGCCGGCGATACGGACAAGGCTCTGTCCCTTCTCAACGACGCCCAGGCCAAGGACCCGCGAAACGACCACGTCCAGGCCCTGCTCGGACGGACCTATTTCCAGCGCGGCGACGCGCGCGCGGCATTGACCCATTTCACCCTGGCCGTGCGTCTCAATCCCGAGGATACGCTGTCGCGGATCATGGTCGAAACCATAGGCCAGTTTCCCCTGCCGCCGGAGGGCAAAAAGCCCGGGGACGCGCCGTCCCGGCACGCTCTGCCCGCAGCGGACGCGGCGGCCAGGGCGGAGCGTGAAGCGCTTATCCATCCGACGGCTGGGGACAAGCGCCACGCGCCCCTGCGCCTGCTTATCGATCCCGGGCATGGCGGGGCGGATGTCGGCGCGCCGGGCGAGGGGCTTCGCGAATCCGACGTGACGCTTGATATCGCCTTGCGCCTGGCCCGGATATTGGCCGCTTCGCCGCAGCGGGTGACGTTGTCGCTGACGCGCACGGCCGACGTGTCCCTGCCCGATTGGGCGCGGGCGGCCCTGGCCGGTTTTTACGGCGTGGACATGCTCCTCTCCCTGCATGCCGCCCGCGTGCCCCGTCCCGAGGCGGCCGGAATCGCCGTGTACGCCTATGCGCGCACGCCTTCCGATGCCCTGGCCCGGGAAACGGCCCGGATCGAGGGAGGCGGGCGCAACCTCCATCCGGTCGAGGCAAGCCGGGCCGGACAGGACATCTTTCTTTCCGCCGCGCGGCGCGCCGCCGGGACCGGACGCATCGCGGCCGGAAAAAGACTGGCCGGGGAGCTTGCCGACGCCTTGCGGCAGGGGAGAGCGCCGCTTGCCGTGGCCGGGGGCGGCTCGGGACCGTTTCCGCTTTTGGCCGCTGCCGACGCCCCGGCCGTGCTTGTGGAGCTCGGCTTTCTGTCTCATCCGCAAGACGCCGCCGCGCTGGCCGTGCCGGAGAAGCGGCAGGCCATGGCCGAAGCCCTGGCCCTGGCCGTTTTGGCCACAGCCGGCAAGGAAACGGTCGGCGCGCCATAA
- a CDS encoding twin-arginine translocase TatA/TatE family subunit produces MFGIGFPELIIILVIVLIIFGANKLPEIGAGMGKAIKNFKKATNEPDEIDVTPKGKDDADKK; encoded by the coding sequence ATGTTTGGAATCGGATTTCCGGAGCTTATCATCATTCTGGTCATCGTGCTCATCATTTTCGGAGCCAACAAGCTTCCCGAGATCGGTGCCGGCATGGGCAAGGCCATCAAGAACTTCAAGAAGGCCACCAACGAGCCGGACGAAATCGACGTGACCCCGAAAGGCAAGGACGACGCCGATAAAAAATAG